A genomic region of Thunnus maccoyii chromosome 13, fThuMac1.1, whole genome shotgun sequence contains the following coding sequences:
- the LOC121910586 gene encoding T-cell immunoglobulin and mucin domain-containing protein 4-like isoform X1, protein MLPLRLYSFTCVCVLTVPACVSVVTSETVVGVAGQSVTLPCRSEAMRQRGVGLCWGRGEPTLFTCHDILIKTAGDQVTYRKSDRYSVSSSPSGGVSSLSILNSQPSDSGFYHCRVERPGLFNDQILHVHLIIISRRSDVSDWPATQTSELSGDGDAGDLNAPPTTTAGSSRGDEPAERGSDVTGDDTTGPMVAPVQSPVQQVNSLQIFIGHTLRLSFIIFIPALMLTAAYRVWRSNQRAAADGKLNQSEMEDSSV, encoded by the exons ATGCTGCCGCTCCGTCTCTACAGCTTCACCTGCGTCTGCGTCCTCACAG TGCCGGCCTGCGTGTCGGTGGTCACCTCGGAGACGGTGGTGGGCGTGGCCGGGCAGAGCGTGACGTTGCCGTGCCGCTCAGAGGCGATGAGGCAGAGAGGAGTCGGGTTGTGCTGGGGGAGGGGAGAGCCGACGCTGTTCACCTGCCACGACATTCTGATCAAGACGGCTGGAGATCAGGTCACATACAGGAAGTCGGACAG GTACTCCGTCTCCTCCTCGCCGTCCGGTGGCGTCTCCTCTCTGTCCATCTTAAACTCTCAACCGTCAGATTCTGGTTTCTATCACTGCAGAGTCGAGCGTCCCGGCCTCTTCAACGACCAAATACTCCACGTTcacctcatcatcatcagcc GTCGCTCCGATGTCTCCGACTGGCCAGCGACACAAACCTCTGAGCTGTCAGGAGACGGCGACGCTGGGGACCTGAACGCACCACCAACTACAACAG CAGGTTCCAGCAGAGGAGACGAGCCGGCGGAgagaggaagtgatgtcacaggAGACGACACCACGGGGCCAATGGTGGCGCCGGTCCAG tCACCTGTTCAGCAAGTAAACAGTCTGCAGATCTTCATCGGACACACACTCAGACTGtccttcatcatcttcatacCTGCACTGATGCTGACAGCTGCttaca GAGTCTGGAGgtccaatcagagagcagcgGCTGACGGGAAGCTGAACCAATCAGAGATGGAGGACAGTTCTGTGTag
- the LOC121910586 gene encoding T-cell immunoglobulin and mucin domain-containing protein 4-like isoform X2, giving the protein MLPLRLYSFTCVCVLTVPACVSVVTSETVVGVAGQSVTLPCRSEAMRQRGVGLCWGRGEPTLFTCHDILIKTAGDQVTYRKSDRYSVSSSPSGGVSSLSILNSQPSDSGFYHCRVERPGLFNDQILHVHLIIISRRSDVSDWPATQTSELSGDGDAGDLNAPPTTTGSSRGDEPAERGSDVTGDDTTGPMVAPVQSPVQQVNSLQIFIGHTLRLSFIIFIPALMLTAAYRVWRSNQRAAADGKLNQSEMEDSSV; this is encoded by the exons ATGCTGCCGCTCCGTCTCTACAGCTTCACCTGCGTCTGCGTCCTCACAG TGCCGGCCTGCGTGTCGGTGGTCACCTCGGAGACGGTGGTGGGCGTGGCCGGGCAGAGCGTGACGTTGCCGTGCCGCTCAGAGGCGATGAGGCAGAGAGGAGTCGGGTTGTGCTGGGGGAGGGGAGAGCCGACGCTGTTCACCTGCCACGACATTCTGATCAAGACGGCTGGAGATCAGGTCACATACAGGAAGTCGGACAG GTACTCCGTCTCCTCCTCGCCGTCCGGTGGCGTCTCCTCTCTGTCCATCTTAAACTCTCAACCGTCAGATTCTGGTTTCTATCACTGCAGAGTCGAGCGTCCCGGCCTCTTCAACGACCAAATACTCCACGTTcacctcatcatcatcagcc GTCGCTCCGATGTCTCCGACTGGCCAGCGACACAAACCTCTGAGCTGTCAGGAGACGGCGACGCTGGGGACCTGAACGCACCACCAACTACAACAG GTTCCAGCAGAGGAGACGAGCCGGCGGAgagaggaagtgatgtcacaggAGACGACACCACGGGGCCAATGGTGGCGCCGGTCCAG tCACCTGTTCAGCAAGTAAACAGTCTGCAGATCTTCATCGGACACACACTCAGACTGtccttcatcatcttcatacCTGCACTGATGCTGACAGCTGCttaca GAGTCTGGAGgtccaatcagagagcagcgGCTGACGGGAAGCTGAACCAATCAGAGATGGAGGACAGTTCTGTGTag
- the LOC121910437 gene encoding hepatitis A virus cellular receptor 1 homolog: MKVVGRAGENVTLPCKYDFKNKGATEACWGRGEIPLSKCNNQIISTDGHKVIESTRVSSRYQLLGRLEDGDVSLTILNTTEEDAGWYGCRVEIPGWFNDEKHHIDLIIEKDPAPQSTTSTTTNEETSTEQTTDTYATSHVTPTESVSTSPPDSAEAKLLMTQQVLKQHEPKV, encoded by the exons atgaaggTTGTTGGTCGAGCAGGTGAGAACGTCACTCTGCCGTGTAAATATGACTTTAAGAATAAAGGAGCGACGGAAGCTTGCTGGGGTCGAGGAGAAATACCACTTTCAAAATGCAACAACCAGATCATCTCCACAGACGGACATAAAGTGATAGAATCAACCAGAGTTTCCAGCAGGTATCAGTTACTGGGACGACTGGAGGATGGAGATGTTTCTCTGACGATCCTGAACACCACAGAGGAAGATGCTGGATGGTACGGATGCAGAGTGGAGATACCTGGGTGGTTCAATgatgaaaaacatcacatcGATCTGATCATTGAGAAAG ATCCAGCTCCTCAGTCGACAacgtcaacaacaacaaacgaAGAGACGAGTACAGAACAGACGACAGACACTTACGCAACAA GTCATGTGACTCCTACAGAGAGCGTCTCAACTTCACCCCCGGACAGCGCCGAGGCCAAG CTGCTGATGACTCAGCAGGTGTTGAAACAACATGAACCAAAAGTCTAG